A region of Planktomarina temperata RCA23 DNA encodes the following proteins:
- the murJ gene encoding murein biosynthesis integral membrane protein MurJ: MTMMRGVFTVGFWTLVSRVMGFLRDVLIAGALGASPVAEAFFLAFSLPNLFRRFFAEGAFNIAFVPMFSKKLASGDGPLEFARDAFSMLALVLIVLNALAMLAMPYLVWAMASGFVGDARFDLTVVFGRIAFPYILFISLAALISGVLNSAGRFVAAAAAPVLLNICFILALFAAQWLGWDIGLTLAWSVPLAGIAQLAVLWVAALRAGFRLLPRWPKMTPELKRLAMIAAPAALAGGVVQVNLLVGRQIASYFEGANAWLYYADRLYQLPLGVVGVAIGIVLLPDLSRRLRIGDEAGGQEAFNRAAELSLLLTIPCTVALVVIPSALVSVLFERGAFVASDTQATALATAIYGLGLPAFVLQKLYQPVFFAREDTRSPFNFALVALVVNAVVAIGLSRYIGFTAAAYGATCAGWAMLVCLWWGARRFGAAASWDAQLRKRSFRILLASLVMGAVVWITARALEPVLQMAGLRLLGLAVILGVAGLSYALAGRLLGAFSLAQLRQMIRRAD, encoded by the coding sequence ATGACGATGATGCGGGGGGTCTTTACGGTCGGGTTTTGGACCTTGGTGTCGCGTGTCATGGGGTTTTTGCGCGATGTTTTGATTGCGGGCGCTCTTGGGGCCTCTCCGGTGGCAGAGGCGTTTTTCCTGGCCTTTTCTCTGCCCAATCTGTTTCGTAGGTTTTTCGCCGAAGGGGCGTTTAATATCGCCTTCGTACCGATGTTTTCAAAGAAGCTGGCCTCGGGTGATGGGCCGCTGGAGTTTGCTCGGGACGCGTTCTCGATGTTGGCACTTGTGCTTATCGTGCTGAACGCGCTTGCGATGCTGGCAATGCCCTATTTGGTTTGGGCCATGGCAAGCGGTTTTGTCGGCGATGCACGCTTTGATCTAACTGTGGTGTTTGGCCGAATTGCCTTTCCCTACATTCTTTTCATCTCGCTCGCCGCCTTGATTTCGGGTGTGCTCAATTCAGCGGGGCGGTTTGTGGCAGCTGCGGCTGCGCCTGTTTTACTGAATATTTGCTTTATTTTGGCGCTGTTTGCGGCGCAGTGGTTGGGCTGGGATATCGGTTTAACCCTGGCGTGGAGCGTGCCTTTGGCGGGGATTGCGCAACTGGCCGTGCTCTGGGTTGCGGCGCTCCGGGCGGGGTTTCGGCTGTTGCCGCGCTGGCCGAAAATGACGCCCGAGCTCAAGCGTTTGGCGATGATCGCAGCCCCTGCCGCGCTGGCCGGCGGGGTTGTGCAGGTCAACTTGCTGGTGGGTCGGCAGATTGCCAGTTATTTTGAAGGAGCCAATGCCTGGCTCTATTATGCTGATCGGTTGTATCAGCTGCCACTGGGTGTGGTGGGGGTTGCCATTGGCATTGTGCTCCTGCCGGATCTGTCACGGAGGTTGCGTATTGGCGATGAGGCGGGCGGGCAAGAGGCCTTCAACCGCGCAGCCGAGCTGTCTTTGCTTTTGACCATTCCTTGCACGGTGGCCTTGGTTGTGATCCCTTCGGCATTGGTCTCGGTATTGTTCGAGCGAGGGGCATTTGTGGCCAGTGATACCCAAGCCACAGCCCTGGCCACTGCGATTTACGGATTGGGCTTGCCGGCCTTTGTGTTGCAAAAGCTCTATCAGCCGGTGTTTTTCGCCCGGGAAGACACAAGGTCGCCATTTAACTTTGCCCTTGTTGCATTGGTGGTTAATGCCGTGGTGGCAATCGGCTTGAGCCGATATATCGGGTTTACGGCGGCAGCCTATGGGGCAACTTGTGCCGGCTGGGCCATGCTGGTTTGCCTGTGGTGGGGGGCGCGGCGTTTTGGTGCGGCGGCAAGCTGGGATGCGCAGTTGCGCAAAAGGTCGTTCCGCATTCTTTTGGCCAGCCTGGTGATGGGCGCAGTGGTTTGGATCACGGCCCGCGCTTTGGAACCCGTCTTGCAAATGGCCGGTCTACGGCTGCTGGGTCTGGCAGTGATTTTAGGGGTGGCGGGGCTCAGCTACGCGCTGGCCGGTCGCCTACTTGGGGCCTTTAGCCTTGCGCAATTGCGGCAAATGATCCGCCGGGC